The proteins below come from a single Streptomyces sp. SCSIO 75703 genomic window:
- a CDS encoding aldehyde dehydrogenase (NADP(+)) translates to MNLTGNSIVAGRDTPGTGDAWRGTVAATGAPRGPRLRDASPDDVARAAGLAAAAAREYRALPAHRRAAFLDACAEEIEAMGDDLLHLAASESGLPLGRLTGERGRTCGQLRMFAALVRGGDALGVRVDPALPGRRPLPRPDLRLRGIPVGPVAVFGASNFPLAFSVAGGDTASALAAGCPVVAKAHPAHPGTCELLARALTAAAERTGMPAGVFSLLVGRAPEVGRALVRDPRIAAVGFTGSRAGGLALVEEANTRPVPIPVHAEMSAINPVIVLDGALADPVSLATAYVESLTSGAGQFCTNPGLLLLPAGDAGDAFRRAVAQAVAGSTGQVMLTPGIAESRVEGVARWAATEGVSVVAQGPPGQSPYAPGPVVLECDAAAYLAHERLSHEVFGAAGLVVRWSGTDELLALLERAEGQLTATVHGTDADLATAQRLLPVLEERAGRILWGGWPTGVEVCHAMVHGGPWPASSSPGTTSVGTLAIERWLRPVCYQSFPDALLPEELRAENPLGVTRLVDGVLEPRSR, encoded by the coding sequence GTGAATCTGACCGGAAACTCGATCGTGGCCGGCCGTGACACCCCCGGCACCGGTGACGCGTGGCGGGGCACCGTGGCCGCCACGGGCGCGCCCCGGGGCCCGCGGCTACGGGACGCCTCGCCCGACGACGTGGCGCGGGCCGCGGGACTGGCCGCCGCGGCCGCGCGCGAGTACCGCGCCCTGCCCGCACACCGGCGGGCCGCGTTCCTCGACGCCTGCGCGGAGGAAATCGAGGCGATGGGCGACGACCTCCTGCACCTGGCCGCGAGTGAGTCCGGACTTCCTCTCGGCCGTCTGACCGGCGAACGTGGCCGCACCTGCGGGCAGTTGCGCATGTTCGCCGCCCTCGTCCGAGGCGGGGACGCGCTCGGCGTACGCGTCGATCCCGCCCTCCCCGGGCGCCGGCCGCTCCCCCGGCCCGATCTTCGCCTGCGCGGCATCCCCGTCGGTCCCGTGGCCGTCTTCGGTGCGAGCAACTTCCCGCTGGCGTTCTCCGTGGCCGGCGGCGACACCGCGTCGGCTCTCGCCGCGGGCTGTCCGGTCGTGGCCAAGGCGCACCCGGCCCACCCGGGCACGTGCGAACTCCTCGCGCGTGCTCTCACCGCTGCCGCCGAGCGCACCGGCATGCCCGCCGGGGTCTTCTCCCTACTCGTCGGCCGTGCCCCCGAGGTGGGCCGAGCACTGGTGCGAGACCCGCGGATCGCGGCCGTCGGGTTCACCGGCTCCCGGGCCGGCGGGCTCGCGCTGGTCGAGGAGGCGAACACCCGGCCCGTGCCCATACCCGTCCACGCCGAGATGTCGGCGATCAACCCGGTGATCGTCCTCGACGGTGCCCTGGCCGACCCGGTGTCGCTCGCCACCGCGTACGTGGAGTCGCTGACCAGCGGCGCGGGTCAGTTCTGCACGAATCCGGGCCTTCTGCTGCTGCCCGCGGGCGACGCGGGCGACGCCTTCCGCAGGGCCGTGGCCCAGGCCGTGGCCGGCTCCACGGGACAGGTCATGCTCACCCCGGGCATCGCCGAGAGCCGCGTCGAGGGCGTGGCGCGGTGGGCGGCCACCGAGGGGGTCTCGGTGGTGGCACAGGGGCCGCCCGGCCAGAGCCCGTACGCGCCGGGCCCCGTGGTCCTGGAATGCGACGCGGCGGCCTACCTCGCGCACGAACGGCTCTCCCACGAGGTCTTCGGTGCCGCCGGACTCGTCGTGCGGTGGTCCGGTACGGACGAGCTCCTCGCACTGCTCGAACGCGCCGAGGGGCAGTTGACGGCCACGGTGCACGGGACCGACGCCGACCTCGCCACGGCCCAACGGCTGCTGCCGGTGCTGGAGGAGCGGGCGGGGCGCATCCTGTGGGGAGGCTGGCCGACGGGGGTCGAGGTCTGCCACGCCATGGTGCACGGCGGCCCGTGGCCCGCGTCCTCCTCCCCCGGTACGACCAGTGTCGGGACCCTCGCGATCGAGCGCTGGCTCCGTCCTGTCTGTTACCAGTCGTTCCCCGACGCCCTCCTGCCCGAGGAACTGCGGGCGGAGAACCCTCTGGGTGTCACCCGACTCGTCGACGGCGTGCTCGAGCCACGGTCGAGGTGA
- a CDS encoding FAD-dependent oxidoreductase, whose protein sequence is MTLKVVVVGAGVVGAACAFHAASAGMDVTVADRGPVGAGTTSRGEGNVLLSDKEPGPELDLARLSRTLWDEAGEELGPDSFEFETKGGLVVAGTTKGLAALHEFAARQAAAGVRTDPIAHPRDIEPHLAAELPGGVHYPQDAQVQPVLAAVALLRAAVRRGARLHTGEVTAAVTGRDGRVTGVRTATGDTLPADAVVNAAGTWGGEVGRRLGAPVEVLPRRGFVLVTEPLPPVIRHKVYSADYVANVASSDAGLETSCVVEGTRGGTILIGASRERVGFDTAMNTAVVTRLAAQACRLFPFLRDVHLLRAYRGFRPYCPDHLPVVGPDPRVPGVVHACGHEGAGIGLAPATGALVTAHLLGHPWRGADPAAHAALLPDRFLASGGARE, encoded by the coding sequence GTGACTCTGAAGGTCGTTGTCGTGGGGGCAGGCGTCGTCGGCGCCGCGTGTGCCTTCCACGCCGCCTCCGCGGGCATGGACGTCACGGTCGCCGACCGTGGACCCGTCGGCGCAGGGACGACGAGCCGCGGGGAGGGCAACGTCCTTCTCTCCGACAAGGAACCCGGCCCCGAACTCGACCTGGCCCGGCTGAGCCGCACGCTGTGGGACGAGGCCGGTGAGGAACTCGGTCCGGACTCGTTCGAGTTCGAGACCAAGGGCGGCCTGGTCGTGGCCGGCACCACGAAAGGTCTCGCGGCGCTCCACGAGTTCGCCGCGCGGCAGGCGGCGGCCGGCGTCCGCACCGACCCGATCGCACACCCGCGGGACATCGAACCCCACCTGGCAGCGGAGCTGCCCGGCGGCGTCCACTACCCGCAGGACGCCCAGGTGCAGCCGGTCCTCGCGGCCGTCGCGCTGCTGCGCGCCGCCGTGCGCCGCGGCGCGCGCCTGCACACGGGCGAGGTCACCGCGGCGGTGACCGGCCGGGACGGCCGGGTCACCGGCGTCAGGACGGCGACCGGCGACACCCTGCCCGCCGACGCCGTCGTCAACGCCGCCGGAACCTGGGGCGGAGAGGTCGGCCGCCGGCTCGGCGCGCCCGTCGAGGTGCTCCCGCGCCGGGGCTTCGTCCTGGTGACCGAACCCCTGCCACCGGTCATCCGGCACAAGGTCTACTCCGCGGACTACGTCGCCAACGTCGCCTCGTCCGACGCCGGACTGGAGACCTCGTGCGTCGTGGAGGGCACCCGCGGCGGCACGATCCTCATCGGCGCCAGCCGTGAACGCGTCGGCTTCGACACGGCGATGAACACCGCCGTGGTCACCAGGCTCGCGGCGCAGGCGTGCCGGCTGTTCCCCTTCCTGCGCGACGTGCACCTGTTGCGCGCCTACCGCGGCTTCCGGCCGTACTGCCCGGACCACCTGCCGGTCGTCGGTCCCGACCCGCGGGTGCCGGGCGTCGTCCACGCGTGCGGCCACGAGGGGGCGGGCATCGGTCTCGCCCCCGCGACCGGCGCGCTC